In one window of Thermodesulfobacteriota bacterium DNA:
- a CDS encoding creatininase family protein encodes MLLGELTMKEFKRLVPKAALIVPFGTVEAHGTHLPLNTDTLIIRETVRKVASERKDVIMAPPLQYGVCTSTAEHPGTIGISAPTLRAFVTDMVRAAYEQGVRKIILVSGHGGGIHVSAMKEASEGLVKELPGLRLAAFSIYDVLGKEAGEIAETRNDSHAGEMETSLMLHLAPGLVNGRAKEEYPAFPKPLVVRDKLKYWKGAVWGNPAKATKEKGERLFRLMTGRLEEVIRAVDRAS; translated from the coding sequence ATGCTCCTCGGCGAGTTGACGATGAAGGAATTCAAAAGGCTTGTGCCGAAAGCGGCCCTTATCGTGCCGTTCGGCACAGTCGAGGCCCACGGCACGCACCTCCCGTTGAATACCGATACTCTAATAATACGCGAGACGGTGCGGAAGGTCGCTTCCGAAAGAAAGGACGTAATAATGGCGCCGCCTCTCCAGTACGGCGTCTGCACCTCGACCGCAGAGCACCCGGGAACCATCGGGATAAGCGCGCCGACCCTGAGGGCGTTCGTAACGGACATGGTCCGTGCCGCCTATGAGCAGGGGGTCAGGAAGATAATCCTCGTCTCCGGGCACGGCGGCGGGATCCATGTGTCTGCCATGAAGGAGGCTTCCGAGGGGCTCGTGAAAGAGCTTCCCGGCTTGAGGCTTGCCGCCTTCTCGATATACGATGTCCTCGGAAAGGAAGCGGGCGAGATCGCGGAGACAAGGAACGACTCCCACGCCGGCGAGATGGAGACGTCCCTCATGCTCCACCTCGCGCCGGGGCTCGTAAACGGCAGGGCCAAGGAGGAGTACCCGGCGTTCCCGAAGCCGCTTGTCGTAAGAGACAAGCTCAAGTACTGGAAAGGGGCGGTCTGGGGAAACCCGGCAAAGGCTACCAAGGAAAAAGGCGAGAGGCTTTTCAGGCTCATGACCGGAAGACTTGAAGAGGTGATACGGGCAGTTGATCGGGCGAGCTGA